Proteins co-encoded in one Dreissena polymorpha isolate Duluth1 chromosome 12, UMN_Dpol_1.0, whole genome shotgun sequence genomic window:
- the LOC127852516 gene encoding uncharacterized protein LOC127852516 produces MENSCMAIDEKNRDVLWLLNHCKCITNVDAAPKSSIGYGFCVFALEALTVVEKNIQDTFSENGNHPLVKLVANEKLKSAFKKNKRLVSSYTESVLVKEACSVIMHEATGCSYKEATEALQRTVAKSFFTAYSLATTHRSSIKEYWSSALADRRKAW; encoded by the exons ATGGAAAATAGTTGTATGGCCATAGACGAGAAAAACCG tgaCGTTTTGTGGTTGCTTAACCATTGCAAATGTATTACAAACGTAGACGCGGCACCAAAAAGTTCCATCGGATATGGATTTTGCGTTTTCGCGTTAGAG GCACTGACTGTCGTGGAGAAAAACATCCAAGATACCTTTTCAGAAAACGG GAACCACCCTTTGGTAAAGCTCGTAGCTAACGAAAAGCTGAAATCAGCTTTCAAGAAGAACAAAAG ACTAGTTTCATCGTATACAGAATCCGTCCTCGTCAAGGAAGCGTGTTCAGTGATCATGCACGAG GCGACTGGATGTAGTTATAAAGAGGCCACAGAGGCTCTGCAACGAACGGTGGCCAAAAGTTTTTTCACAGCATATAGCCTGGCAACAACTCACC GCTCGAGCATAAAAGAATATTGGTCAAGCGCCCTAGCGGATAGAC GTAAAGCCTGGTGA